The proteins below are encoded in one region of bacterium:
- a CDS encoding ornithine cyclodeaminase family protein — MALLLREPHLRELLTMRDLIPLMARTLGTFSGGGAVQPPRSVVPIAPHEGFLGLMPAYLSASAAGAADEALGLKAVAVYPGNTGRRLPTHLATILLLDPATGVLLGVLDGRLITEMRTAAVSAAATDRLARADADVLAIIGAGVQARSHVEALREVRPPSEVRVWSRTQAHADRFASEMRERFGVRIAVTASAEAAVRGAGVICTVTNSRAPIVEAAWLAAGSHINSVGAAQPQWHELSTEALRRARLFVDSRAGAVVEAGDIVAAIRGGAITERHIVAEIGEVFTGRHAGRESRDEITLFTSVGIAVEDVATARFAYARAQARGVGEEIRLE; from the coding sequence ATGGCCCTGCTCCTGAGAGAGCCGCATCTCCGCGAACTGCTCACGATGCGCGATCTCATTCCGCTCATGGCGCGCACGCTCGGCACGTTCAGCGGCGGCGGCGCCGTGCAGCCGCCGCGATCGGTCGTCCCGATTGCGCCGCACGAGGGGTTCCTCGGGCTCATGCCGGCCTATCTGTCGGCGAGCGCCGCGGGCGCCGCGGATGAAGCTCTCGGCCTGAAGGCGGTCGCCGTCTACCCGGGCAACACCGGCCGTCGCCTGCCGACCCATCTCGCGACGATTCTGCTGCTCGATCCGGCCACGGGCGTTCTGCTGGGAGTGCTGGACGGACGGCTGATTACGGAGATGCGCACGGCGGCGGTCTCGGCCGCCGCGACCGATCGGCTCGCCCGCGCGGACGCGGACGTGCTGGCGATCATCGGCGCGGGTGTGCAGGCGCGCAGCCACGTCGAGGCGCTGCGCGAGGTCCGGCCGCCGTCGGAGGTCCGAGTGTGGAGCCGGACCCAGGCGCACGCGGATCGCTTCGCGTCAGAGATGCGTGAGCGGTTCGGCGTGCGGATCGCGGTGACCGCCTCGGCGGAAGCCGCCGTCCGCGGCGCCGGCGTGATCTGTACCGTCACCAACAGCCGGGCGCCGATTGTTGAAGCGGCGTGGCTCGCCGCCGGCTCGCACATCAACTCGGTCGGAGCCGCCCAGCCGCAGTGGCACGAACTCTCGACCGAGGCGCTCCGCCGGGCGCGGCTGTTCGTGGATTCACGCGCAGGCGCGGTCGTCGAAGCCGGCGACATCGTGGCCGCGATCCGCGGGGGCGCGATCACGGAACGGCACATCGTCGCGGAGATCGGCGAGGTCTTCACCGGACGCCACGCCGGGCGCGAGAGCCGGGATGAGATTACGCTGTTCACGTCCGTCGGGATCGCCGTCGAGGACGTCGCGACCGCGCGGTTCGCCTACGCGCGCGCGCAGGCGCGGGGGGTCGGCGAAGAGATCCGGCTCGAGTGA
- a CDS encoding PhzF family phenazine biosynthesis protein, with product MRRRFQQVDVFTTTPYAGNPVAVVLDGEGLTQDQMEHITRWTNLSEAAFVLPPTRPEADYRVRIFAPLGTRGTTAAELPFAGHPTLGTCHAWLGTGGRPKRGETVVQESPAGLIRIRRDDDRLAFAAPPVIRSGPAEDALVRRVASMLRIDRDGIVDAAWCDNGPGWIGVLLASAEAVLALEPGTVDMPIGVVGPYPAGSPAAFEVRAFFPKQGATAEDPVTGSLNASLAPWLLDAGRAGSPYVASQGTVLGCVGRVHIHRDGDGTVWVGGRTITCISGHVEA from the coding sequence ATGCGACGCCGCTTCCAGCAGGTCGACGTGTTCACGACGACGCCCTACGCCGGCAATCCCGTGGCGGTCGTGCTCGACGGCGAGGGCCTAACGCAGGATCAGATGGAGCACATCACGCGGTGGACGAACTTGTCGGAGGCGGCGTTCGTGCTGCCGCCGACGCGGCCCGAGGCCGACTACCGCGTGCGCATCTTCGCGCCGCTCGGCACGCGCGGCACGACGGCCGCCGAACTGCCGTTCGCCGGCCACCCGACGCTCGGCACGTGCCACGCGTGGCTGGGGACGGGAGGCAGGCCGAAGCGCGGCGAGACCGTCGTCCAGGAAAGTCCCGCCGGCCTCATCCGGATCCGGCGCGACGATGACCGCCTCGCGTTTGCGGCGCCGCCGGTGATCCGCAGCGGGCCGGCAGAGGACGCGCTGGTGCGCCGTGTCGCGTCGATGCTGCGGATCGACCGGGACGGCATCGTCGACGCCGCCTGGTGCGACAACGGCCCCGGATGGATCGGAGTGCTGCTCGCGAGCGCGGAGGCGGTGCTGGCGCTGGAGCCCGGCACGGTCGACATGCCCATCGGCGTCGTCGGTCCATATCCGGCGGGGTCCCCCGCCGCGTTCGAAGTGCGGGCGTTCTTCCCGAAGCAGGGCGCCACCGCCGAAGATCCGGTGACCGGCAGTCTCAACGCGTCGCTGGCGCCGTGGCTTTTGGACGCCGGCCGGGCGGGGTCCCCGTATGTCGCGAGTCAGGGCACGGTGCTGGGCTGCGTCGGGCGCGTCCACATCCACCGCGACGGCGACGGCACGGTCTGGGTCGGCGGCCGCACGATCACCTGCATCAGCGGCCACGTCGAAGCGTAA
- the tadA gene encoding tRNA adenosine(34) deaminase TadA, with translation MSGIPPGPASSLGDERFMRAALVEAAEAGALGDVPIGAVIVRDGRIVARGQNRREVDRDPTAHAEMLALREAARHLGGWRLSGCTVYATLEPCPMCAGAMIQARIDRLVYGARDPKAGAAGGVVDLFHGARFNHTVAVAGGVCEAECAELLRRFFAMLRA, from the coding sequence ATGTCCGGCATCCCGCCGGGTCCCGCGTCGTCCTTGGGCGACGAACGGTTCATGCGCGCGGCTCTGGTCGAGGCGGCCGAGGCCGGCGCGCTCGGGGACGTGCCGATCGGCGCCGTGATTGTGCGCGACGGGCGGATCGTCGCCCGCGGTCAGAACCGCCGCGAAGTGGATCGCGATCCCACGGCCCACGCGGAGATGCTCGCGCTCAGAGAGGCGGCGCGCCACCTCGGCGGTTGGCGGTTGTCCGGCTGCACCGTCTACGCGACGCTGGAGCCTTGTCCCATGTGCGCCGGTGCGATGATCCAGGCTCGGATCGACCGGCTCGTGTACGGCGCGAGGGATCCCAAGGCGGGGGCGGCCGGCGGCGTGGTCGATTTGTTCCACGGCGCCCGGTTCAATCACACCGTTGCGGTGGCGGGCGGCGTCTGCGAGGCGGAATGCGCGGAACTGCTCCGGCGATTCTTCGCGATGCTGCGCGCGTGA
- a CDS encoding aldolase/citrate lyase family protein yields MLSNPVKTKIRAGEAAFGTICALPSPEVVEIIGVAGYDCVLIDLEHGPLDVETVQAMGRACRATGIVPFARVPDGNPKTILRMLDSGCLGVMVPQVETPEQAADVVAACRYPPAGRRSLAGNTVAANWGVVPAADHVPASNDAVLSIVQIETRRALEAVEKIVRVPGLDMIFIGPNDLSTSLGHPGEMRHPEVQEAIRRILKAARDAETLSGILTLTPQDVETYRPQGAGLMLDGIGRLLLGAAQQQVKGLRDAAARAAVSGRP; encoded by the coding sequence ATGCTCAGCAACCCGGTCAAGACGAAAATCCGCGCGGGCGAAGCGGCCTTCGGCACGATCTGCGCGCTGCCGTCTCCCGAGGTCGTCGAGATCATCGGCGTCGCCGGCTACGACTGCGTCCTGATCGACCTCGAGCACGGCCCGCTGGACGTCGAAACGGTACAGGCGATGGGCCGCGCCTGCCGCGCCACGGGCATCGTGCCGTTCGCACGCGTGCCCGACGGCAACCCCAAGACGATCCTCCGCATGCTCGACAGCGGCTGCCTCGGCGTGATGGTGCCGCAGGTCGAGACGCCGGAGCAGGCGGCGGACGTCGTCGCCGCCTGCCGGTACCCGCCGGCCGGCCGGCGCAGCCTCGCCGGCAACACGGTGGCGGCGAACTGGGGGGTCGTGCCGGCCGCGGATCACGTCCCGGCGAGCAACGACGCGGTGCTGTCGATCGTGCAGATCGAGACCCGCCGGGCGCTGGAGGCCGTGGAGAAGATCGTCCGCGTGCCCGGGCTCGATATGATCTTCATCGGTCCGAACGATCTCTCGACGAGCCTGGGGCATCCCGGCGAGATGCGCCACCCCGAGGTCCAGGAGGCGATCCGCCGGATTCTCAAGGCCGCGCGCGATGCCGAGACTCTCTCCGGCATCCTGACGCTCACCCCCCAAGACGTCGAGACCTACCGGCCCCAGGGCGCGGGCCTCATGCTCGACGGCATCGGGCGGTTGTTGCTCGGCGCGGCGCAGCAGCAGGTCAAGGGGCTTCGCGACGCCGCGGCGCGGGCCGCGGTTTCCGGCCGCCCGTAG
- a CDS encoding VIT family protein — MPEVRGEVTIPGVKQDLEALERHSTSYLLKVVQPALLGLMDGSISTLAPLFATAFATRNPHTALLVGTAAALGAGISMGFAEALSDTGKLTGRGHPFARGTITGVATLIGGILHALPFLIPHIGLALAVAYLVVGVELVVIALIRYRYFQLSFWLSILQVVVGGGLVFLAGVLIGKS; from the coding sequence ATGCCTGAGGTCCGCGGCGAAGTCACGATCCCCGGGGTCAAGCAGGATCTCGAGGCGCTCGAGCGGCACAGTACCAGTTATCTGCTCAAGGTCGTGCAGCCGGCTCTGCTCGGCCTCATGGACGGATCGATTTCGACGCTCGCGCCGCTCTTTGCGACCGCGTTCGCGACACGCAACCCGCACACCGCGCTGCTCGTCGGCACCGCTGCAGCGCTCGGCGCGGGGATCAGCATGGGCTTCGCCGAGGCGCTGTCGGATACCGGCAAGCTCACCGGCCGCGGGCACCCGTTTGCGCGCGGCACGATCACCGGGGTCGCGACGCTCATCGGCGGCATCCTCCACGCGCTGCCGTTTCTGATCCCGCACATCGGGCTGGCGCTCGCGGTCGCGTACTTGGTGGTCGGCGTCGAACTGGTCGTGATCGCGCTGATCCGCTACCGGTACTTCCAGCTGAGCTTCTGGCTCTCGATTCTGCAGGTCGTGGTGGGCGGCGGCCTGGTCTTCCTCGCGGGCGTGTTGATCGGCAAGTCCTAG
- a CDS encoding transcriptional repressor, which produces MSLNKNSVLKTTRAAGPAGAWAGLRRLLRGRGGRLTPQRMAIYDAVVGRTTHPSVETVYAEVRARFPGVGRATIYATLGLFAELGLVQEVGGRVRRYDGRAGRHVNLVCERCGGVTDVADPRLEAFERRTALRAGFDVRSARFELHGVCPRCRAFARRGTAFSRGGAHGRGVGRGTEAARDA; this is translated from the coding sequence ATGAGTCTTAATAAGAACTCGGTCCTGAAAACGACGCGCGCCGCCGGGCCGGCGGGGGCGTGGGCCGGGTTGCGCCGGCTGCTGCGCGGCCGCGGCGGCCGCCTCACCCCGCAGCGCATGGCGATTTACGACGCCGTCGTCGGGCGGACGACGCACCCGAGCGTCGAAACCGTCTACGCCGAGGTCCGGGCACGGTTTCCTGGCGTCGGCCGGGCGACCATCTACGCCACGCTCGGCCTGTTCGCGGAGCTCGGGCTCGTCCAGGAAGTGGGCGGACGCGTGCGGCGCTACGACGGCCGCGCGGGACGCCACGTCAATCTGGTCTGCGAGCGCTGCGGCGGGGTGACCGATGTCGCCGATCCGCGGCTCGAGGCCTTTGAGCGGAGGACCGCCTTGCGCGCCGGGTTCGATGTGCGATCCGCTCGGTTCGAGTTGCACGGTGTCTGCCCGCGCTGCCGCGCGTTCGCGCGGCGGGGGACGGCGTTCTCGCGCGGCGGCGCGCACGGCCGCGGCGTGGGACGGGGGACCGAGGCGGCGCGCGATGCCTGA
- a CDS encoding fumarylacetoacetate hydrolase family protein, which produces MRLVTFAARGQTRVGAWEGDWLIDLTRAAREHYAARGVSRPGARARVLLPPSMTQVLAGGDEALAFAREVVGEVRRALGGAGGRALESDGVVWRSGDVRLLPPVPAPPKILCVGRNYAEHAREGGGEPPEIPIYFGRFPHSLLGPGEPYVLPSVSGQVDYEGELAAVIGRRGHDIPESRALDYVAGYTLFNDISIRDYQRRTTQWMIGKNFDRSGPLGPALVTRDEVPDPQSLTLTVDVSGERLQEAGTNTMIFSVAYLIADVSRAMTLEPGDIIATGTPSGVGFARKPPRWLRAGDTVRISITKVGVLETPVVAPAG; this is translated from the coding sequence ATGCGCCTGGTAACCTTCGCGGCCCGAGGGCAGACCCGCGTGGGTGCTTGGGAAGGCGACTGGCTCATCGATCTCACCCGTGCGGCCCGCGAGCACTACGCGGCGCGGGGGGTGTCGCGGCCCGGCGCGCGGGCCCGCGTCTTGCTTCCGCCGTCGATGACCCAGGTGTTGGCCGGCGGCGACGAAGCGCTGGCATTCGCACGCGAGGTCGTGGGAGAAGTCCGCCGGGCGCTCGGCGGTGCGGGGGGGCGCGCGCTCGAGAGCGACGGGGTGGTCTGGCGCTCCGGCGACGTGCGCCTGCTGCCGCCGGTGCCCGCGCCGCCCAAGATCCTCTGCGTCGGACGCAACTACGCCGAACACGCCCGGGAAGGCGGCGGCGAGCCGCCGGAGATCCCGATCTACTTCGGCCGGTTTCCACACAGCCTGCTCGGCCCGGGCGAGCCGTACGTGCTGCCGTCGGTCAGCGGGCAGGTGGACTACGAAGGCGAACTGGCCGCAGTCATCGGACGGCGCGGACACGACATTCCGGAATCGCGGGCGCTCGACTACGTCGCCGGCTACACGCTCTTCAACGACATCTCCATCCGCGACTATCAGCGCCGGACGACGCAGTGGATGATCGGCAAGAACTTCGACCGCAGCGGTCCGCTCGGCCCGGCGCTCGTCACGCGCGACGAGGTCCCGGACCCGCAGTCGCTCACGCTCACGGTGGACGTGAGCGGGGAACGTCTCCAGGAAGCCGGCACCAACACGATGATCTTCTCGGTCGCCTACCTCATCGCGGACGTCTCGCGGGCGATGACGCTCGAGCCCGGCGACATCATCGCCACCGGCACGCCGAGCGGCGTGGGGTTCGCCCGCAAGCCGCCGCGCTGGCTGCGCGCGGGCGATACGGTCCGCATCTCGATCACCAAGGTGGGCGTTCTCGAGACGCCGGTGGTTGCCCCGGCGGGATGA
- a CDS encoding DMT family transporter gives MIARSLGALVLLAIVWGGSIPLTKLGLRDLPPLTLTALRYLTAAPCFLWMLRARRLPEARGTAAAAGLGLLGIGIGQVAQTLGVRLTPASVATVVSALIPVFVVALAAVRLRQPVGGVQAGGLVAALAGVALVAGGDPRTWARLTAAGATSGQASPHLLTGVGLVLLSAVAVALYYVLSVELIERHSVLTVAAISSLAGAAALVPVSAWELGHAPVRITLEAAGVVLYLGLLVTVAGLWVWFGALVALPARIPAALQYLQPLVGVFASAALFGEQLDRWFWTGTGLVLAGIALTAGTRARPASR, from the coding sequence ATGATCGCCCGGTCCCTCGGCGCGCTGGTGCTGCTCGCGATCGTCTGGGGTGGATCGATCCCGCTCACCAAACTCGGACTGCGTGACCTACCGCCGCTGACGCTCACGGCGCTGCGCTATCTGACCGCGGCGCCGTGCTTTCTCTGGATGCTGCGGGCACGCCGGCTGCCGGAGGCCCGCGGCACCGCGGCCGCGGCCGGTCTCGGGCTGCTCGGCATCGGTATCGGCCAGGTCGCGCAGACCCTTGGCGTCCGGCTGACCCCGGCGTCGGTGGCGACCGTCGTGTCGGCGCTCATTCCCGTCTTCGTGGTGGCCCTTGCGGCCGTGCGGCTGCGGCAGCCGGTGGGCGGTGTCCAGGCCGGGGGCCTCGTCGCCGCGCTCGCGGGGGTGGCGCTGGTCGCGGGCGGCGATCCGCGGACATGGGCGCGGCTCACGGCCGCCGGGGCGACGAGCGGCCAGGCAAGTCCGCATCTGCTCACCGGCGTAGGGCTCGTGCTGCTCTCCGCCGTCGCGGTGGCGCTCTATTACGTCTTGAGCGTCGAGTTGATCGAACGCCATTCGGTCCTCACGGTCGCGGCGATTAGTTCGCTCGCCGGCGCGGCGGCGCTCGTCCCCGTGTCGGCGTGGGAACTCGGGCACGCACCGGTGCGCATAACGCTCGAGGCGGCCGGCGTCGTGCTCTACCTCGGCCTCCTCGTCACGGTCGCGGGGTTGTGGGTCTGGTTCGGCGCGCTCGTCGCGCTGCCGGCCCGCATTCCCGCCGCGCTGCAGTACCTGCAGCCCCTCGTCGGCGTGTTCGCGTCCGCGGCGCTGTTCGGCGAGCAGTTGGACCGGTGGTTCTGGACGGGAACGGGGCTGGTGCTCGCGGGCATCGCGCTGACCGCCGGGACGCGCGCGCGGCCCGCATCTCGATAG
- a CDS encoding molecular chaperone TorD family protein encodes MSIGSAASTAGGGAGTPRAEAFRALGVLCEPPAPGHARVCEALGLPGVPGAAEFTDLFVLHLYPYASVYLGADGMLGGEARDRVAGFWRALHLAPPPEPDHLAALLGLYASLLEREDDEREPARRLLRGRARAALLHEHLVSWLPPYLDRVEALAPRAYRAWAELLRAALAEEAARTGEAVDSPAEARAAALSAHLRAAPPLPDPRLEGSRGFVAGLLAPVRCGVILTRADLARAARDLGLGLRVGERRFALAALLSQAPEAVLGWLSGEARAASARHAAHADVMGAAARFWSDRAAGAAHLLSDLRASAAAAVEGDACAPAAGS; translated from the coding sequence GTGAGTATCGGCTCGGCCGCGTCCACGGCCGGCGGAGGCGCCGGCACGCCGCGCGCGGAGGCCTTCCGCGCGCTCGGCGTGCTCTGCGAGCCGCCCGCCCCCGGTCACGCGCGGGTGTGCGAGGCGCTCGGTCTTCCGGGCGTGCCGGGGGCCGCGGAGTTCACGGACCTCTTCGTCCTGCACCTCTATCCCTACGCGTCGGTGTACCTCGGGGCAGATGGGATGCTCGGCGGCGAGGCGCGCGACCGCGTCGCCGGCTTCTGGCGCGCCCTTCATCTCGCGCCGCCGCCGGAACCGGACCACCTGGCCGCGTTGCTCGGGTTGTACGCGAGCCTGCTCGAGCGAGAGGACGACGAGCGCGAGCCGGCCCGCCGGTTGTTGCGGGGCCGAGCCCGGGCCGCCCTGCTGCACGAGCATCTCGTCTCGTGGTTGCCGCCGTACCTCGACCGGGTCGAGGCGCTCGCGCCGCGGGCGTACCGCGCGTGGGCCGAACTGCTTCGCGCCGCGCTCGCGGAGGAGGCCGCCCGGACCGGAGAGGCAGTAGACTCCCCGGCCGAGGCTCGGGCGGCCGCGCTGTCTGCGCATCTGCGCGCCGCGCCGCCGCTGCCGGATCCGCGGCTCGAAGGATCGCGCGGTTTCGTCGCCGGACTGCTCGCGCCCGTCCGCTGCGGGGTCATCCTCACGCGCGCCGATCTCGCCCGCGCGGCCCGCGATCTCGGCCTCGGCCTTCGCGTCGGCGAGCGCAGGTTCGCGCTCGCCGCGCTTCTGTCGCAGGCGCCGGAGGCCGTCCTCGGGTGGCTCAGCGGCGAGGCCCGCGCGGCCTCGGCGCGCCATGCCGCGCACGCGGATGTGATGGGGGCCGCGGCGAGATTCTGGTCGGATCGGGCGGCGGGCGCGGCGCATCTCCTCAGCGACCTCCGCGCGTCCGCGGCCGCCGCCGTGGAAGGTGACGCCTGCGCTCCCGCCGCCGGCAGCTGA
- a CDS encoding molybdopterin-dependent oxidoreductase, giving the protein MKTDDLGRRVSAARDAAEQRGETFYPGPSRVHLAAFPPKERWDDWVELDTHAWPRRVEKRYMLVPTTCFNCESACGLLAYVDRETVQVRKFEGNPEHPGSRGRNCAKGPATLNQVTDPDRILFPLKRAGARGEGAWVRVGWDEALDDIASRIRAAIAAGRHNEVMYHVGRPGEDGFTERVLAAWGVDGHNTHTNICSSGGRTGYHYWLGFDRPSPDHANAKVILLISSHLEAGHYFNPHAQRVIEAKQAGAKLIVMDTRLSNTATHADYWIAPRPGSEAAILLAIARHLIAERRYDREFVRRWWNWREYLAAEHPDRPDTFETFEAVLGAVYARYTFEYAEAESGVAAATLREIADTVAGAGTRLATHTWRSAAAGNLGGWQVARTLFFLNALLGAVATPGGTYPNAWNKFVPKPIYVPSHPKAWNELTWPREYPLAVNEMSFLLPHLLREGRGRVQVYFTRVYNPVWTNPDGFSWIEALTDERLFGLHVALTPTWSETAYFADYVLPMGHGSERHDLHSYEQYDGQWIGFRQPVLRAARERLGERVTDTRQVNPGEVWEENEFWIELSWRVDPDGSLGIRKYFESQTRPGEKLGIDEYYAYIFEHSVPGLPERAAAEGCTPLEYMRRYGAFEIRRGVGPLYDQPVPAAELDDTRVDRFGRAYTRGPAPANPNVVPQGLPDPDPEGRRPVGVEIDGTIRRGFPTPSGRLEFYSSTMARWGWPEMALPAYARSHVHPECLAPDQMPLISTFRLPVQVHTRSANAKWLDEIAHTNPLWVHASDAARIGVRTGDLVRVETEIGYFVVKAWVTEGIRPGVVACSHHMGRWKIDRPTGTETGQRQLMAAVSLDREPADGGGSRWRMRRRAGAGPYASTDRDTLRIWWTDVGVHQNLTFPVHPDPISGQHCWHVAVRVRRASPGDRYGDIAVDTRQSAAVFREWLALARPADRHSPDGTRRPHWLMRPLRPGKDAYRLPSGTPPADPARAGR; this is encoded by the coding sequence ATGAAGACGGACGATCTCGGCCGCCGCGTCAGCGCGGCGCGCGACGCGGCGGAGCAGCGCGGCGAGACCTTCTATCCCGGGCCGAGCCGCGTCCATCTCGCGGCTTTCCCGCCGAAGGAGCGCTGGGACGATTGGGTCGAGCTCGACACCCACGCGTGGCCGCGGCGGGTCGAGAAGCGGTACATGCTCGTGCCGACGACCTGCTTCAACTGCGAGTCGGCGTGCGGGCTGCTCGCCTACGTGGACCGCGAGACCGTCCAGGTCCGGAAGTTCGAGGGCAACCCCGAGCACCCGGGCTCGCGCGGGCGCAACTGTGCGAAGGGCCCCGCCACGCTGAACCAGGTCACCGACCCGGACCGCATCCTCTTTCCGCTCAAGCGGGCCGGTGCGCGCGGCGAAGGCGCCTGGGTGCGCGTCGGCTGGGACGAGGCGCTCGACGACATCGCGTCGCGCATTCGCGCCGCGATCGCCGCGGGCCGGCACAACGAGGTGATGTACCACGTCGGCCGGCCGGGCGAAGACGGATTCACCGAGCGCGTGCTCGCCGCGTGGGGCGTCGACGGCCACAACACGCACACCAACATCTGCTCGAGCGGCGGACGGACCGGCTACCACTACTGGCTGGGCTTCGACCGTCCGAGCCCCGACCACGCCAACGCCAAGGTCATCCTGCTCATCAGCAGCCACCTCGAGGCGGGCCACTACTTCAACCCGCACGCGCAGCGCGTGATCGAGGCGAAGCAGGCCGGCGCGAAGCTGATCGTCATGGACACGCGGCTTTCCAACACGGCGACGCACGCGGACTACTGGATCGCGCCACGGCCCGGCTCGGAGGCCGCGATTCTGCTGGCGATCGCCCGCCACCTCATCGCGGAGCGGCGGTACGACCGCGAGTTCGTGCGGCGCTGGTGGAACTGGCGCGAGTACCTCGCCGCCGAGCACCCGGATCGGCCCGACACGTTCGAGACGTTCGAAGCAGTCCTCGGCGCCGTCTACGCCCGGTACACCTTCGAGTACGCGGAGGCCGAGTCGGGCGTGGCGGCCGCCACGCTTCGCGAGATCGCGGATACCGTCGCCGGCGCCGGGACGCGCCTCGCGACCCACACGTGGCGGAGCGCCGCCGCCGGCAACCTCGGCGGCTGGCAGGTGGCGCGCACGCTGTTCTTCCTGAACGCCCTGCTCGGCGCGGTGGCGACGCCGGGCGGCACCTACCCGAACGCCTGGAACAAGTTCGTGCCGAAGCCGATCTACGTTCCGTCTCACCCGAAAGCCTGGAACGAACTGACGTGGCCGCGTGAGTACCCGCTTGCGGTCAACGAGATGTCGTTCCTGCTGCCGCACTTGCTGCGCGAGGGCCGCGGTCGCGTACAAGTGTACTTCACGCGCGTCTACAATCCGGTTTGGACCAACCCGGACGGCTTCTCCTGGATCGAGGCGCTGACCGACGAGCGGCTCTTCGGGCTGCACGTCGCGCTGACGCCGACGTGGAGCGAGACCGCCTACTTCGCCGACTACGTTCTGCCGATGGGCCACGGCTCGGAGCGCCACGACCTCCACTCCTACGAGCAGTACGACGGCCAGTGGATCGGTTTCCGCCAGCCCGTGCTGCGCGCGGCGCGGGAGCGCCTCGGCGAGCGCGTCACCGACACGCGCCAGGTCAACCCCGGCGAGGTGTGGGAGGAGAACGAATTCTGGATCGAGCTGTCGTGGCGCGTCGACCCGGACGGATCGCTCGGGATCCGCAAATATTTCGAGTCCCAGACGCGGCCGGGCGAGAAGCTCGGCATCGACGAGTACTACGCGTATATCTTCGAGCACTCGGTGCCCGGCCTGCCCGAGCGCGCGGCCGCGGAGGGCTGCACGCCGCTCGAGTACATGCGGCGGTACGGCGCGTTCGAGATCAGGCGCGGCGTCGGACCGCTGTACGACCAGCCGGTTCCCGCCGCCGAACTCGACGATACGCGCGTCGACCGGTTCGGCCGCGCGTACACACGCGGGCCGGCGCCGGCGAACCCCAACGTGGTCCCGCAGGGCCTTCCGGATCCGGACCCGGAGGGCCGCCGCCCGGTCGGCGTGGAGATCGACGGCACGATCCGGCGCGGGTTCCCCACGCCGTCCGGCCGGCTCGAGTTCTATTCGTCGACAATGGCGCGGTGGGGCTGGCCGGAGATGGCGCTGCCCGCCTACGCGCGGAGCCACGTGCATCCGGAGTGCCTCGCGCCGGACCAGATGCCGCTCATCTCGACGTTCCGCCTGCCGGTGCAGGTCCACACGCGCAGCGCGAACGCGAAGTGGCTCGACGAGATCGCGCACACGAACCCGCTGTGGGTGCATGCCTCGGACGCGGCGCGGATCGGCGTCCGCACCGGTGACCTCGTGCGCGTGGAAACCGAGATCGGCTACTTCGTGGTCAAGGCGTGGGTCACCGAAGGCATTCGACCCGGTGTCGTGGCGTGCAGCCATCACATGGGCCGCTGGAAGATCGACCGCCCCACGGGCACGGAGACCGGCCAGCGCCAGTTGATGGCGGCGGTGTCCCTCGACCGGGAGCCGGCCGACGGCGGCGGGAGCCGGTGGAGGATGCGGCGCCGCGCGGGGGCCGGCCCGTACGCGTCAACGGACCGGGATACCCTGAGGATCTGGTGGACGGATGTGGGCGTGCACCAGAACTTGACGTTTCCGGTGCACCCGGACCCAATCTCCGGCCAGCACTGCTGGCACGTGGCCGTCCGCGTCCGGCGCGCGTCGCCGGGAGACCGCTACGGCGACATCGCGGTAGACACCCGGCAATCCGCCGCCGTCTTCCGCGAGTGGCTGGCCCTCGCGCGGCCGGCGGACCGCCACTCGCCGGACGGCACGCGCCGTCCGCACTGGCTGATGCGTCCGCTCCGTCCCGGGAAGGACGCCTACCGGCTGCCTTCGGGGACGCCGCCCGCGGACCCGGCGCGCGCGGGGCGGTGA